The nucleotide window TCGCCGACGGCAACCTGCGCTGGCTGCTCAAGCTGCTCATCAAGCACATCGAGTTCCACGAGCGGAGCAAGGACGAGACCTGGCAGCGCTGGCGGGAGGCCTCCAACCGCGAAGCCCTGGAGCAGGCGCTCGCGCTCAGCGAGGAGATCTTCGCGTCGTTCGGCCAGGCGATGCCCCGCAATGGCTGCGAGGCCCCCTTCCGCCGGCTCACCCAGTGGATGGAGGGACACCTGATGTCCCTGCCCGCCGCGCAGCCGGAGCCCGAGGAAGAACCCGCGCCGGAGCACGAGCCGGAGGAGGCGGAGCCCGAGGTGGCTCAGGCCCCCAGGAAGGCTTCGCCACAAACCCCGGTCCGGGAGGCGGGCCCCACGGTGCCCGTCTCGCCCGCGATGGCGGAGCTGATGCGCAAGCTGGCCGCCTTCGACACGCTCGTCCAGCGCCAGGACTTCCAGCGCGCCAGCGTGGTGGCCGCGGACGTGATGGCGGTGGTGGAGCGGTTTGATCCCCGCGTGTACCTGCCCTCGTTGTTCTCCCGGTTCTTCGCCGGGCTGAGCGTGCATGCCGAGCAGGTGGAGTCCCTGCTGCAGGGCACCGAGTCGCTGTCCTTCCGCGCGTTGGATCAGCTCTACCGGGTGGACCTGGAGACCTTCCTGGCCTCGGCGGAAGGAGCGCACGGGGCGGAGAAGTAGTGGAGGGGGCGCTCCTGGAGCAGCGCATCCGCGAGCGCATCCGCGGCTTCGACATCCCGGCGTTGCTGGAGGTGCTGGCCACGGCCGGCTACGGCGGCGCCGACATCGAATACCGCAGCCACCGGACCACGCTGCACCAGTCGCACCTGGTGCACGACATCCAGTTCATCCACCAGCCGCGCAAGCGCGTCATCATCACGGTGAACATCGGCCTGCTCAGCGCGCAGTCGCCGCTGCCCTCCTTCCTCATGCGGACGATGGACCAGCTCGACCACGAGCGGCTCGAGCGCTTCGTGGGATTCTTCGACCACCGGCTGCTCCAGGAGCGTTTCGCGGGGCTTCACCCGGAGCGGGATGAGGCGTTGTTGCCCGGTTGGCCCGAGGCGGCGCGGGACCGGTTGCGTCTGCTCCGCCCGGAATGTCCAAGCACGTTGCACTGGCTCTTCAACAAGGTGTTTCCCGAGACGGAGATCTCGGTGCGGCGCGAGGCGCGCAAGCAGCGGCTCCCCGCGCGGGAGATGCGGCTGGGCGCCAGCGCGCTCGGGGAAGGGGACGCCATGGGCGGCTTCGCCTCGGTGGCCACGGGGGGCATCGAGGTGCGCATCCACTGCGAAGAGCCGCTGGCCCACAACGGGGTGCCCTGGGCCGTGGAGGCACGCCGGAGGTTCTCCTCGGCGGTCTTGCCGCTGCTCACCGACAAGGTCCTGATGCTCAGCGTCATTCTCTTGCTGCGTGAGCAGGAGAGCGTCCTGCGCATCGAGCGTGACAGCCACCTGGGTTATGAGCCGCTGAAGGTGTCCGCGGCCCAGACCCAGCACGTTGTTCTCTTCTCGGGGGACACATCGAGTCCTTCGGCCTTGGTGACCTGAGGCCCCCTTGACCCCTCGAACGCGCGTGTTCTTATAATACGATTTATAACAGTGCGGATCATGATCTGGGTCGGGGTCGGGCGGGCGGCGGGCTTTCCGGAGATGTGAACCGCTTGTTGTAAGGAGAACTCGTGCCGATCCAGGACAGTCTGCCCAAATCCCGTATTACCCTCACCTATCGCACCACCATCAGCGGACAAGAGGAGGCCGTCAAGCTTCCGTTCCGGGTCGTGGTGATGGGCGACTTCTCGAGCGGTAGCTCCACGGACCGCCAGCTGGATCTCGAAGAGCGCAAGCTGCGCTCGGTCACCGGCGGCAACATCAACGAGCTGATGAAGGACATGAACATGTCCCTCTCGTTCGAGGTGGATGACAAGCTGAGCGCCGATGGCAACGGGCGGATGAAGGTCAATCTGCCGGTCGACCGGATGAAGTCGTTTCACCCGGATGAGATTGTCCACCACGTGCCCAAGCTGAAGTCGTTGCTGATGCTGCGCCAGCTGCTCTTGGAGATGCAGTCGGACATCGACAACCGCAAGGATTTGCGCCGCAAGCTCTACGAGCTGTTCTCCAACAAGGAAGAGCTGCGCAAGCTGCTGGAGAGCGATCAGCTCAAGAACTACGCGGGCATGCGCCTGCCTGCCACCGCCAAGGCGCAAACCCAGGCCGCGCCGCCGGCGCCCGCCCAGCCCGCGCTCGCCGCGGAGACCGTTCCCGCCGTGGCAACCGCCAAGGCCACCTGATTTTCCTCTCCCTTTTTCGTGCCGAGGAGCCCTTCGCTCATGGCTGACAATAAGAATTACCTGAAAGAGTTGTTCCAGATTCGCGGCCTGGAGGTCCCCCTCCAGGCGGAGCCGATGGTGGGGACTGGGTTGGTGCCCACCTCCCAGAGCGACGCGCATGTGTCGGGAGAGGCGCGCTTCATGTCCTCCCTGGCCGCGCTGCTCTACAACGTCGAGCCCGTGCAGGAGGACGGGGGCGAGGCGCGCTTCGACAAGGGCGAGGTGATGAAGGCCATCGCGCGCATCGACGGCCTCATCGAGACGCAGGTGAACGAGATCCTCCACGCGGAGGAGTTCCAGAAGATGGAGTCCGCGTGGCGGGGGTTGGATGATCTCGTCCAGCAGACCAACTTCCAGGCGGACATCACCATCGACATCCTGGATGTCAACAAGGACGAGCTGGCCGAGGACTTCGAGAAGAACTCCAGCAACATCTTCTCGAG belongs to Stigmatella erecta and includes:
- the tssB gene encoding type VI secretion system contractile sheath small subunit, which encodes MPIQDSLPKSRITLTYRTTISGQEEAVKLPFRVVVMGDFSSGSSTDRQLDLEERKLRSVTGGNINELMKDMNMSLSFEVDDKLSADGNGRMKVNLPVDRMKSFHPDEIVHHVPKLKSLLMLRQLLLEMQSDIDNRKDLRRKLYELFSNKEELRKLLESDQLKNYAGMRLPATAKAQTQAAPPAPAQPALAAETVPAVATAKAT
- a CDS encoding type VI secretion system protein IglI family protein; the protein is MAEPVKKMAVVPLDPGLLSRTLSAESPDLESSDERLEKVNGLTSRNDYAGAARAAEALLREGVYDVRLVGAYLLGLFLEGGLQAMPAVFHALSNTLLRNWQFFGPRERRDVFADGNLRWLLKLLIKHIEFHERSKDETWQRWREASNREALEQALALSEEIFASFGQAMPRNGCEAPFRRLTQWMEGHLMSLPAAQPEPEEEPAPEHEPEEAEPEVAQAPRKASPQTPVREAGPTVPVSPAMAELMRKLAAFDTLVQRQDFQRASVVAADVMAVVERFDPRVYLPSLFSRFFAGLSVHAEQVESLLQGTESLSFRALDQLYRVDLETFLASAEGAHGAEK